The following coding sequences are from one Deinococcus betulae window:
- the metG gene encoding methionine--tRNA ligase, whose protein sequence is MSQADPFYITTAIDYANGAPHIGHVYEKILADAIARYQRLAGREVFFLTGTDEHGEKIAKAAAKAGQTPQVFVDDLSLRAFKGLWDRLDIGYDDFVRTTEGRHKRFVQDILQRVYDAGDIYFDEYEGLYSVGAERYVTEKELVEGSDGVRRYPGDKDPPELRREANYFFRMEKYQAWLLEHIRQNPDFIQPAGYRNEVLEMLKEPIGPLSISRPKSRVPWGIELPWDADHVTYVWFDALLNYVSAPVSKGERPDVIGTAWHVIGKDILKPHAVFWPTMLKAAGLPAYRRLVVHSHILAEDGRKMGKSLGNAIDPEALVNQYPADAIRYTLLREATLSADSPYGEGILVSRLNSDLANDLGNLLSRTISMIQKYRGGAIPAAQELTDREREIEAAALALPGQILTLVDELKINMAIEAAMNFVRDLNRYIAESAPWNLAKSEDTARRLDTVLYTAAEGLRVASVALEAVIPAKARDLRAQLGLGGQSYTLAAAWGLTPAGTRVQGGAILFPKPEPKAQEPTAGTEAPAPAPKATKPPKETPMTQTESAPAAPAATPTVPEQPLISIDDFARIDLRVAEVLAAEAVPKADKLLKLTVRLGEEERTVVSGIRTWFEPESLVGRKVILVANLKPAKLRGIESQGMILAAEDDQGNLDLVGLRLDLPSGTKVR, encoded by the coding sequence ATGAGCCAAGCCGACCCCTTTTACATCACGACCGCCATTGACTACGCCAACGGCGCCCCGCACATCGGCCACGTCTACGAGAAAATTCTGGCCGACGCCATCGCCCGCTACCAGCGCCTTGCCGGGCGCGAGGTCTTTTTCCTGACCGGCACCGACGAACACGGCGAGAAGATTGCCAAGGCCGCCGCCAAGGCCGGCCAGACGCCGCAGGTCTTTGTGGATGACCTGAGCCTGCGCGCCTTCAAAGGCCTGTGGGACCGCCTGGACATTGGGTACGACGACTTTGTGCGTACCACTGAAGGCCGTCACAAACGCTTTGTGCAGGACATCTTGCAGCGGGTGTACGACGCCGGCGACATTTACTTTGACGAGTACGAGGGCCTGTATTCGGTGGGCGCCGAGCGGTACGTCACCGAGAAGGAACTGGTTGAGGGCAGTGACGGCGTGCGCCGCTACCCCGGCGACAAGGACCCGCCCGAACTGCGCCGCGAGGCCAACTACTTTTTCCGCATGGAGAAGTACCAGGCGTGGCTGCTGGAGCACATCAGGCAGAACCCCGACTTTATTCAGCCGGCCGGCTACCGCAACGAGGTGCTGGAAATGCTGAAAGAGCCGATTGGGCCCCTCAGCATCAGCCGGCCCAAGAGCCGCGTGCCCTGGGGAATCGAATTGCCCTGGGACGCCGACCACGTGACCTACGTGTGGTTTGACGCACTCCTGAATTACGTCTCGGCGCCGGTCAGCAAAGGTGAGCGCCCAGACGTGATTGGCACCGCCTGGCACGTCATCGGCAAGGACATCCTCAAGCCGCACGCGGTGTTCTGGCCCACCATGCTCAAGGCTGCTGGCCTCCCCGCCTACCGCCGCCTGGTGGTTCACAGCCACATCCTGGCTGAGGACGGCCGCAAGATGGGTAAGTCTCTGGGCAACGCCATTGACCCTGAGGCCCTGGTGAACCAGTACCCCGCCGACGCCATCCGCTACACCCTGCTGCGCGAGGCGACCCTAAGCGCCGACAGCCCCTACGGCGAGGGCATTCTGGTCTCACGCCTGAACAGCGACCTGGCCAACGACCTGGGCAACCTGCTCTCGCGCACGATTTCCATGATTCAGAAATACCGGGGCGGCGCCATTCCGGCCGCGCAGGAGCTGACCGACCGCGAGCGCGAGATTGAGGCGGCGGCGCTGGCCCTGCCCGGTCAGATTCTGACCCTGGTGGACGAACTGAAAATCAATATGGCCATCGAAGCGGCCATGAACTTCGTGCGCGACCTCAACCGCTACATCGCCGAGAGCGCGCCGTGGAACCTGGCCAAGAGTGAGGACACCGCCCGGCGCCTCGACACGGTGCTGTATACCGCTGCCGAGGGCCTGCGCGTGGCCAGCGTCGCCCTGGAAGCCGTGATTCCGGCCAAGGCCCGCGACCTGCGCGCGCAGCTGGGCCTGGGCGGCCAGTCGTACACCCTGGCCGCCGCCTGGGGCCTGACCCCCGCCGGCACCCGCGTGCAGGGCGGCGCGATTCTATTTCCCAAGCCCGAGCCCAAAGCACAAGAACCCACAGCTGGGACCGAGGCGCCTGCACCGGCCCCCAAAGCCACCAAGCCCCCGAAAGAGACCCCCATGACCCAGACTGAATCTGCCCCCGCTGCCCCTGCCGCCACCCCCACCGTTCCGGAACAGCCCCTGATTTCTATTGACGACTTTGCCCGCATTGACCTGCGCGTGGCCGAGGTGCTGGCCGCCGAGGCGGTGCCCAAGGCGGACAAGCTGCTGAAACTGACGGTGCGCCTGGGCGAGGAAGAGCGCACGGTGGTCAGCGGCATCCGCACTTGGTTTGAACCGGAAAGCCTGGTGGGCCGCAAGGTGATTCTGGTAGCCAACCTGAAACCTGCCAAGCTGCGCGGCATCGAGTCCCAGGGCATGATTCTGGCCGCCGAGGACGACCAGGGGAATCTGGACCTCGTGGGCCTGCGCCTGGACCTCCCCAGCGGAACCAAGGTGCGCTGA
- a CDS encoding GNAT family N-acetyltransferase has product MFTLRRAQEADRAALYRICLETGDSGQDATAIYADPLLLGHIYAGPYLSFAPDFAFVLEDEAGVGGYVLGAPETRAFEDTLEQTWWPSLRAQFPVPPANPAARTPDERLTALIHQPRRTPGTLLADFPAHLHIDLLPRAQGGGRGRQLMDTLLEALRVAGVPGVHLGVGERNVRAQGFYRHLGFEELGRSPGAVTFGRRL; this is encoded by the coding sequence ATGTTCACCCTGCGCCGTGCCCAGGAGGCGGACCGCGCCGCGCTCTACCGCATCTGCCTGGAAACGGGCGACAGTGGGCAGGATGCGACCGCCATCTATGCCGACCCGCTGCTGCTGGGGCATATTTACGCCGGGCCTTACCTCAGCTTCGCGCCGGACTTTGCTTTTGTGCTGGAGGACGAGGCGGGCGTGGGCGGCTACGTTCTGGGGGCGCCGGAGACCCGTGCCTTCGAGGACACGCTGGAGCAGACCTGGTGGCCGTCACTGCGGGCCCAGTTCCCTGTCCCGCCGGCCAACCCGGCGGCCCGCACCCCCGACGAGCGCCTGACTGCCCTGATTCACCAGCCACGCCGCACGCCGGGCACCCTGCTGGCCGACTTCCCTGCACACCTGCACATTGACCTGCTGCCGCGCGCCCAGGGCGGAGGCCGGGGTCGGCAGCTGATGGACACCTTGCTGGAGGCGCTGCGCGTTGCCGGAGTGCCCGGTGTGCATCTGGGCGTGGGGGAACGCAATGTCAGGGCGCAGGGCTTTTACCGCCACCTGGGCTTTGAGGAACTGGGCCGCAGCCCCGGCGCCGTCACCTTTGGGCGGCGCCTGTAG
- the ruvA gene encoding Holliday junction branch migration protein RuvA, translating into MIAYLSGVVREIREGSAVVVAGGVGYEVQCPVGTLGRLTVGEPAELNTRFVVREDAQLLFGFQDADSLRLFDLLTGVSGVGPKLGLALLSAMPVSALAQGLLGGDVKLLSSVSGVGKKTAERLVLELQNKVPEHLAAAAAPAGGRAARMVSTAGRDAIDALLALGFREAQVRAAVAELLAAEPDLNADTLIRKGLGRLR; encoded by the coding sequence GTGATTGCTTACCTGTCCGGCGTGGTGCGCGAAATCCGCGAAGGCAGCGCGGTGGTGGTGGCCGGTGGCGTGGGCTACGAGGTGCAGTGTCCGGTGGGCACCCTGGGCCGCCTGACTGTGGGCGAGCCCGCCGAGCTGAACACCCGCTTTGTCGTGCGCGAGGACGCCCAGCTGCTGTTTGGGTTTCAGGACGCCGACAGCCTGCGCCTGTTTGACCTTTTAACTGGAGTCAGCGGTGTGGGGCCTAAGCTGGGGCTGGCGCTGCTCTCGGCCATGCCAGTGAGCGCGCTGGCCCAGGGGCTGCTGGGCGGCGACGTGAAACTGCTCAGCAGCGTCAGCGGCGTGGGCAAGAAGACCGCCGAGCGCCTGGTGCTGGAATTGCAGAACAAGGTGCCCGAGCATCTGGCGGCGGCTGCAGCACCAGCCGGGGGCCGCGCCGCCCGTATGGTCAGCACCGCCGGGCGCGACGCCATTGACGCCCTGCTGGCGCTGGGCTTCCGCGAGGCGCAGGTGCGCGCCGCTGTGGCCGAACTGCTGGCCGCCGAACCCGACCTGAACGCTGATACCCTGATCCGGAAAGGGCTGGGCCGCCTGAGGTAG
- a CDS encoding MFS transporter, with translation MSVSSSSPAAPDPLTRLTLLLLAALTVMSGATIAPALPAMREHFAGVPNVDLLVKLALTILGLVIAITAPLGGVLADRFGRRPVLLGSLLLYAVGGASGLVAESLGAVLAGRVVLGLAVAGTMTAAGALVNDLFSGPERGRFLSQQAAFTSFGGAVLLPLGGALAGLSWRAPFVLYALALLLLPLTLRLPRGVPEPAQEAGQAQPPRWGAIALVYGLALGYMVVFYLMPAQGPFLLRTLGAQAAQTGLLLGTFTLMAAVSSLLYVRFAGRFDPRRAAALGLGVVAAGWLVVSAAPNLAVALAGLVLGGLGGGLVFPNLYTWLADLTPPAWRGRVVAGMSSAVFLGQFLSPLLLASPTGHEARGYVWGAALAAVMAAALLVLSLRRVAPQPAVSRS, from the coding sequence ATGTCTGTTTCTTCCTCTTCTCCCGCCGCGCCGGACCCACTGACACGGCTGACCTTGTTACTGCTGGCCGCCCTGACTGTGATGTCGGGGGCCACCATTGCCCCGGCGCTGCCGGCGATGCGCGAACACTTCGCTGGCGTCCCCAACGTGGACCTGCTGGTCAAGCTGGCCCTGACCATTCTGGGGCTGGTGATTGCCATTACCGCGCCGCTGGGGGGTGTGCTGGCTGACCGCTTTGGCCGCCGCCCGGTGCTGCTGGGGTCCTTGCTGCTGTACGCCGTGGGCGGGGCCAGTGGCTTGGTGGCCGAGTCGCTGGGGGCCGTGCTGGCGGGCCGGGTGGTGCTGGGTCTGGCGGTGGCCGGGACCATGACGGCGGCCGGGGCGCTGGTCAACGACCTGTTTAGTGGGCCTGAACGCGGCCGCTTTCTCAGTCAGCAAGCGGCTTTTACCAGCTTTGGCGGCGCTGTGCTGCTGCCGCTGGGCGGCGCGCTGGCCGGGCTGTCGTGGCGCGCGCCCTTCGTGCTGTACGCGCTGGCCCTGCTCCTCTTGCCCCTCACGTTGCGCCTGCCGCGCGGCGTGCCGGAGCCAGCACAGGAGGCCGGTCAGGCGCAGCCCCCACGCTGGGGGGCCATTGCGCTGGTGTACGGCCTGGCGCTGGGCTACATGGTCGTGTTTTACCTGATGCCCGCCCAGGGGCCTTTCCTCCTCAGGACGCTGGGGGCGCAGGCGGCCCAGACCGGCCTGCTGCTGGGCACCTTCACCCTGATGGCAGCGGTCAGTTCGCTGCTGTACGTGCGCTTTGCGGGCCGCTTTGACCCCCGCCGCGCCGCCGCGCTGGGCCTGGGTGTGGTGGCGGCGGGCTGGCTGGTGGTCTCGGCGGCGCCGAACCTGGCGGTCGCGCTGGCTGGGCTGGTTTTGGGTGGGCTGGGCGGCGGGCTGGTGTTTCCCAACCTGTACACCTGGCTGGCCGACCTGACGCCACCGGCCTGGCGCGGCCGTGTGGTTGCCGGCATGAGCAGCGCGGTATTTCTGGGCCAGTTCCTCAGCCCGTTGCTGCTGGCCTCGCCGACCGGGCATGAGGCGCGCGGGTATGTGTGGGGCGCGGCACTGGCGGCCGTGATGGCCGCGGCGCTGCTGGTCCTCAGCCTCAGGCGGGTGGCGCCGCAGCCGGCCGTAAGCCGCTCTTAG